In Arthrobacter sp. B3I9, the following are encoded in one genomic region:
- a CDS encoding NAD(P)H-dependent oxidoreductase: MSKNTVLTLVGSLRADSTNQKLAEAIQLNAPEQVEVVIHEGLGNIPFYNEDIDVEGQVPAAAAALRAAANDADTLLLVTPEYNGTMPATLKNAIDWLSRPFGAGALSGKPTAVVGTAFGQFGGVWAQDEARKAAGIAGAHVLEDVKLAVPGSMVRFAEVHPKEDAEIVEQIKGVFEALEVSSTASAA; encoded by the coding sequence ATGTCCAAGAACACCGTCCTCACCCTGGTCGGCAGCCTCCGCGCCGATTCCACGAACCAGAAGCTTGCCGAGGCCATCCAGCTGAACGCCCCGGAGCAGGTGGAGGTTGTCATCCACGAAGGCCTCGGCAACATCCCCTTCTACAACGAGGACATTGACGTCGAGGGCCAGGTCCCGGCCGCTGCAGCCGCACTGCGTGCTGCCGCGAACGACGCCGACACCCTGCTGCTCGTCACCCCGGAGTACAACGGCACCATGCCCGCCACACTGAAGAACGCGATCGACTGGCTGTCCCGCCCGTTCGGCGCCGGTGCCCTCAGCGGCAAGCCGACCGCCGTCGTCGGCACCGCCTTCGGACAGTTCGGCGGCGTGTGGGCACAGGACGAGGCCCGCAAGGCCGCCGGCATTGCCGGCGCCCACGTCCTGGAGGACGTAAAGCTCGCCGTTCCGGGCTCCATGGTGCGCTTCGCCGAGGTCCATCCGAAGGAGGACGCCGAAATCGTGGAGCAGATCAAGGGCGTCTTCGAGGCGCTGGAAGTCTCGAGCACGGCTTCCGCAGCCTAA
- the ald gene encoding alanine dehydrogenase: MIIGVPKEIKNNEFRVAITAAGVHEFRTQGHAVLVERGAGLGSGITDEEYAIAGAEMVADADDVWARADMVMKVKEPVKAEYHRFRKGLILFTYLHLAAEPELTQELINTGVTAIAYETVQEGRTLPLLAPMSEVAGRLSVQVGATSLMAPAGGKGVLLGGVPGVRPAKVVVLGAGVAGTNAAAMALGLGADVTILDININRLRELDAQYQGRLKTVASNSYEIEKSVVDADLVIGSVLIPGAKAPKLVTNELVSRMKPGSVLVDIAVDQGGCFEDTHPTTHQEPTYKVHNTIFYCVANMPGAVPNTSTYALTNVTLRYAVALANLGVKAAFERDAALAAGLNIAGGKVAHRSVSEAHNLPLVADWHELVSA; this comes from the coding sequence ATGATCATCGGTGTCCCCAAAGAGATCAAGAACAACGAATTCCGCGTCGCCATCACGGCGGCCGGCGTCCACGAGTTCCGCACCCAAGGCCACGCCGTCCTGGTGGAGCGCGGCGCGGGCCTGGGCTCGGGCATCACGGACGAGGAATACGCCATCGCGGGCGCCGAAATGGTCGCCGACGCCGATGACGTCTGGGCCCGCGCCGACATGGTCATGAAGGTCAAGGAGCCGGTCAAGGCCGAGTACCACCGCTTCCGCAAGGGCCTGATCCTCTTCACCTACCTGCACCTGGCCGCCGAGCCGGAACTCACGCAGGAGCTCATCAACACCGGCGTGACCGCCATCGCCTACGAGACCGTCCAGGAGGGCCGCACGCTGCCGCTGCTCGCCCCGATGTCCGAGGTTGCCGGCCGCCTGTCCGTCCAGGTCGGTGCGACCTCCCTGATGGCACCCGCCGGCGGCAAGGGCGTGCTCCTCGGCGGCGTACCCGGTGTCCGGCCGGCGAAGGTCGTTGTCCTGGGCGCCGGGGTTGCCGGAACCAACGCCGCCGCGATGGCACTGGGCCTCGGCGCCGACGTGACCATCCTGGACATCAACATCAACCGCCTGCGCGAACTGGATGCCCAGTACCAGGGCCGCCTGAAGACCGTCGCTTCCAACTCCTACGAGATCGAGAAGTCCGTGGTCGACGCCGACCTCGTCATCGGCTCCGTGCTGATCCCCGGCGCCAAGGCCCCGAAGCTCGTCACCAACGAGCTCGTCTCCCGGATGAAGCCCGGCTCCGTGCTGGTGGACATCGCCGTGGACCAGGGCGGCTGCTTCGAGGACACGCACCCCACCACGCACCAGGAACCGACGTACAAGGTCCACAACACGATCTTCTACTGCGTTGCCAACATGCCCGGGGCCGTGCCGAACACGTCCACGTACGCGCTCACCAACGTCACCCTGCGCTACGCCGTCGCGCTGGCCAACCTGGGCGTCAAGGCCGCGTTCGAGCGCGACGCCGCCCTGGCCGCCGGCCTGAACATCGCAGGCGGCAAGGTCGCGCACCGCTCCGTGTCGGAGGCGCACAACCTGCCGCTCGTGGCCGACTGGCACGAGCTCGTCTCCGCGTAA
- a CDS encoding PLP-dependent aminotransferase family protein, with translation MTNETLDAAAAVLPAEAIDAIERAATSAHRHEELFSERAANIKQSAVRDVFDLSLRPGLVSLAGGSPYLQSLPLERLGQTAAKIIAEEGMTALQYGGGQGTPELRAQICEVMEAEGILDARPENVVITAGSQSAQDVATKVFCNPGDVVLVEDPTYVGALNTFEAYQVEVATVPMDEDGIIPDLLEAKIAALQTAGKNIKFLYTIPNFNNPSGITLAQHRRQEVVDLCRKANILVLEDNPYGLLRFDGKPLAPLRAANPDDVIYMGSFSKIFAPGLRIGWALVPAHLQRRYYLASEAVTLCPPTLNQMLVSAYLRDYDWRGQIDIYRGLYKERRDAMLAALEEFMPEGLGWTHPEGGFFVWVTLPEGVDTYPLLQKAIDAGVVFIPGAAFSHSDEPSNKIRLAFSAVPPEAIREGVRRLAPILQEAVGAL, from the coding sequence GTGACCAACGAAACACTTGATGCCGCCGCAGCAGTACTTCCGGCCGAGGCTATTGACGCAATCGAACGAGCGGCGACGTCCGCCCACCGCCACGAGGAGCTTTTCTCGGAGCGCGCAGCAAACATCAAGCAGTCCGCAGTCCGGGATGTCTTTGACCTCTCCCTGCGGCCCGGACTCGTGTCCCTGGCGGGCGGAAGTCCGTACCTGCAGTCCCTCCCGCTGGAACGGCTGGGGCAGACCGCCGCCAAGATCATCGCCGAGGAGGGAATGACCGCCCTGCAGTACGGCGGAGGGCAGGGCACCCCGGAACTCCGGGCCCAGATCTGCGAGGTCATGGAGGCCGAGGGGATCCTGGACGCCAGGCCGGAAAACGTCGTCATCACGGCCGGTTCCCAGTCCGCCCAGGACGTCGCGACCAAGGTGTTCTGCAACCCGGGGGATGTGGTTCTGGTCGAGGATCCCACCTACGTCGGCGCCCTGAACACTTTCGAGGCGTACCAGGTGGAGGTCGCCACCGTCCCGATGGACGAGGACGGCATCATCCCGGATCTGCTCGAGGCGAAGATCGCCGCGCTGCAGACGGCGGGCAAGAACATCAAGTTCCTCTATACGATTCCCAACTTCAACAACCCCTCGGGAATCACCCTGGCGCAACACCGCCGGCAAGAGGTTGTTGATCTCTGCCGCAAAGCCAACATCCTGGTCCTGGAGGACAACCCGTACGGCCTGCTCCGCTTCGACGGCAAGCCGTTGGCGCCGCTGCGGGCCGCCAACCCCGACGACGTGATTTACATGGGATCCTTCTCCAAGATCTTCGCCCCGGGCCTCCGGATCGGCTGGGCCCTGGTCCCGGCCCATCTGCAGCGCCGCTACTACCTGGCCTCCGAGGCCGTGACTCTCTGCCCTCCGACGCTGAACCAGATGCTCGTCTCCGCCTACCTGCGCGACTACGACTGGCGGGGCCAGATCGACATTTACCGCGGGCTCTACAAGGAACGAAGGGATGCGATGCTCGCGGCCCTCGAGGAGTTCATGCCGGAGGGCCTGGGCTGGACTCACCCGGAGGGCGGCTTCTTCGTCTGGGTCACGCTGCCCGAGGGTGTTGACACTTACCCGTTGCTGCAGAAGGCGATCGACGCCGGCGTGGTCTTCATTCCCGGAGCGGCCTTTTCCCACTCCGACGAACCGTCCAACAAGATCCGCCTGGCGTTCAGTGCGGTACCGCCGGAAGCCATCCGTGAGGGCGTGCGCCGGCTGGCACCAATCCTGCAGGAAGCGGTCGGGGCGTTGTAG
- a CDS encoding ABC transporter permease, with protein sequence MTNLNAIDPAAVATEAKIENSDVVIGKSTIILRRFLRNKTAVAGLGIFLGLTLFSFIGGAFSSWTKETIDPFNIGMPPSAEHLLGTSQAGIDLYALTVEGTRISILIGLVVGLVSVLIAAVYGCTMAYFGGKIDKVMLFILEALIMMPALLVVAVATSGGGKGLQQNLPSWLLLIIVLLVFSWMGTARLIRSLSMSLMQRDFIRAAQYMGIPARRIVWRHLVPNIGSLLVLDITRGVTGAILAEVAFSFIGIGIKVPDVSLGVLIGQATSQVSTFPWMFWVPLVVMFLLTGSLAMMNDGLRDAFDPTSSSVGRANRGSAKKKNK encoded by the coding sequence ATGACGAACCTGAACGCCATCGATCCCGCCGCCGTCGCCACCGAAGCGAAAATCGAGAACAGCGACGTGGTGATCGGCAAGTCCACCATCATCCTGCGCCGCTTCCTGCGCAACAAGACGGCCGTCGCGGGCCTCGGGATCTTCCTTGGCCTGACGCTCTTCTCCTTCATCGGCGGTGCGTTCTCCAGCTGGACCAAGGAGACCATCGACCCGTTCAATATCGGCATGCCGCCGTCGGCAGAGCATCTGCTGGGCACCTCCCAGGCCGGAATCGACCTCTATGCCCTGACGGTGGAAGGGACTCGGATCTCGATCCTGATCGGCCTCGTCGTCGGGCTCGTCTCCGTTCTGATCGCGGCCGTCTACGGCTGCACCATGGCCTACTTCGGCGGAAAAATCGACAAGGTCATGCTGTTCATCCTCGAAGCGCTCATCATGATGCCCGCCCTGCTGGTGGTCGCCGTGGCGACGAGCGGCGGCGGCAAGGGACTGCAGCAGAACCTTCCCAGCTGGCTGCTGCTGATCATCGTCCTGCTGGTCTTCAGCTGGATGGGCACGGCCCGCCTGATCCGCTCCCTCTCGATGTCCCTCATGCAGCGCGACTTCATCAGGGCTGCCCAGTACATGGGCATCCCGGCGCGGCGCATCGTCTGGCGCCACCTCGTCCCCAACATCGGCTCGCTGCTGGTCCTGGACATCACCCGCGGCGTAACCGGCGCCATTCTGGCGGAGGTGGCGTTCTCCTTCATCGGCATCGGCATCAAGGTTCCGGACGTAAGCCTGGGCGTCCTGATCGGCCAGGCCACCTCGCAGGTCTCCACCTTCCCGTGGATGTTCTGGGTGCCCCTGGTTGTGATGTTCCTGCTGACCGGGTCACTGGCCATGATGAATGACGGCCTCCGGGACGCATTCGACCCCACCTCCAGTTCCGTTGGCCGCGCCAACAGGGGCAGTGCGAAGAAGAAGAACAAATGA
- a CDS encoding ABC transporter ATP-binding protein: protein MSFEVTANTASTGTNAAERLHVAGLHSPGDAPADAVLSVRDLNVRFNTENGVVHAVRGVDFDLLPGKTLGIVGESGSGKSVASLAIMGLLPPTAQVTGSVRLKGKELLGLSDKAMCAFRGNDIAMVFQDPLSSLTPVYTVGTQIVEALTVHNPAMSKQAKEARAVELLAMVGIPSPKDRLRAFPHEFSGGMRQRVMIAIAIANNPRVLIADEPTTALDVTIQAQVLEVLHTAQEETGAAVVMITHDLGVVAGMADDIMVMYAGKPVETGTVDEIYYNPRMPYTMGLLGAVPRVDKAEKSSLVPIEGIPPNLIHTPTGCSFAPRCPLASDACLKGEPELLPVGGTGGGTGDGTRGSMGGSGGMDHRAACIKSGLLGGEADVHEIFRAPAVPVSPFDAIPRTERKAVLELRDVKKHFPLMKGALIKRRIGTVKAVDGVSFDIREGECFSIVGESGCGKTTTLLEIMEFRKDQDGEVRIGGLSNKEASDARARSAMRKQLQMVFQDPTGALDPRFTVYEVLAEPLENAGMAKADIRNRILELMALVGLQPDHVNRFPNQFSGGQRQRIGIARALAVNPRLVVLDEPVSALDVSVQAGVINLLDQLRAELGLSYLMVAHDLSVVRHISNRVAVMYLGKIVEIGDVDRVFDNPRHPYTRALLSAIPVPDPHLERTRQRIILQGDLPSPLDAPKGCNFASRCPVFAALPPAKQEKCLTVEPPLEPAAPKGDGTAGVPAAPGSPEPGPGSPDQQFACFYPDGELDEDMLVVHESA, encoded by the coding sequence ATGAGCTTCGAAGTCACCGCGAATACCGCGTCCACCGGCACGAACGCTGCCGAGCGGCTGCATGTGGCCGGGCTGCATTCGCCTGGTGATGCCCCGGCGGATGCCGTCCTGTCCGTCCGGGACCTGAACGTCCGCTTCAACACGGAGAACGGCGTGGTGCACGCGGTCCGCGGCGTTGATTTCGACCTGCTCCCCGGAAAGACGCTCGGGATCGTGGGCGAATCCGGCTCCGGTAAATCGGTCGCGTCCTTGGCCATCATGGGCCTGCTGCCCCCGACGGCGCAGGTAACCGGCTCGGTCCGGCTCAAGGGGAAGGAACTGCTGGGCCTCAGCGACAAGGCGATGTGCGCCTTCCGCGGCAATGACATCGCCATGGTCTTCCAGGACCCCCTGTCGTCCCTGACCCCGGTCTATACGGTCGGAACGCAGATCGTCGAGGCGCTCACGGTGCACAATCCCGCCATGAGCAAGCAGGCCAAAGAAGCCCGCGCCGTCGAGCTGCTTGCCATGGTCGGCATTCCCAGCCCGAAGGACCGGCTGAGGGCCTTCCCGCACGAGTTTTCCGGCGGCATGCGCCAGCGCGTCATGATCGCCATCGCGATCGCCAACAATCCGCGGGTGCTCATCGCCGATGAACCCACGACGGCGCTCGACGTCACCATCCAGGCGCAGGTGCTGGAGGTGCTGCACACCGCGCAGGAGGAAACCGGCGCCGCCGTCGTGATGATCACCCACGACCTTGGTGTGGTCGCCGGCATGGCGGACGACATCATGGTCATGTATGCGGGCAAGCCGGTGGAGACCGGCACTGTGGATGAGATCTACTACAACCCGCGGATGCCATACACCATGGGTCTGCTGGGCGCCGTGCCGCGCGTGGATAAGGCGGAAAAATCCTCACTGGTGCCGATCGAGGGCATTCCACCGAACCTGATCCACACCCCTACCGGGTGCTCGTTCGCCCCGCGGTGCCCGCTTGCCAGCGACGCCTGCCTGAAAGGCGAGCCGGAGCTTTTGCCCGTCGGCGGCACGGGCGGCGGCACCGGCGACGGCACGCGCGGCAGCATGGGCGGGAGCGGCGGCATGGATCACAGGGCCGCGTGCATCAAGTCCGGATTGCTCGGCGGCGAGGCGGACGTCCACGAAATCTTCCGGGCCCCTGCCGTTCCGGTCTCACCCTTTGACGCGATTCCCCGTACCGAGCGCAAGGCGGTCCTCGAGCTGAGGGACGTGAAGAAGCATTTCCCGCTGATGAAGGGCGCCCTGATCAAACGGCGGATCGGCACGGTGAAGGCCGTGGACGGCGTGAGCTTCGATATCCGCGAGGGGGAGTGCTTCTCGATCGTCGGCGAATCCGGCTGCGGAAAGACCACCACGCTGCTCGAAATCATGGAATTCCGCAAGGACCAGGACGGCGAGGTGAGGATCGGCGGGCTCAGCAACAAGGAAGCCTCCGATGCCCGTGCCCGCAGCGCCATGCGCAAGCAGCTCCAGATGGTGTTCCAGGACCCCACCGGAGCCCTCGACCCGCGGTTCACCGTGTACGAGGTGCTGGCCGAACCGCTGGAGAACGCCGGGATGGCCAAGGCTGACATCCGGAACCGGATCCTGGAGCTGATGGCGCTCGTGGGGCTGCAGCCGGACCACGTGAACCGTTTCCCCAACCAGTTCTCCGGCGGGCAGCGCCAGCGCATCGGCATTGCCCGGGCCCTGGCCGTAAACCCCCGGCTGGTGGTGCTGGACGAGCCGGTGTCCGCCCTTGATGTGTCCGTGCAGGCCGGCGTCATCAACCTCCTGGACCAGCTCCGCGCCGAGCTCGGGCTGAGCTACCTGATGGTGGCGCACGACCTGTCCGTGGTGCGGCACATCTCCAACCGCGTCGCGGTGATGTATCTGGGCAAGATCGTGGAGATCGGGGACGTGGACAGGGTCTTCGACAACCCGCGCCACCCCTACACGCGCGCACTGCTCTCCGCAATCCCTGTCCCGGATCCGCACCTGGAGCGCACCCGGCAGCGCATCATCCTGCAGGGGGACCTGCCGTCGCCGCTCGACGCGCCCAAGGGCTGCAACTTCGCCTCCCGGTGCCCCGTCTTCGCCGCGCTGCCGCCGGCGAAGCAGGAAAAGTGCCTGACGGTCGAGCCGCCACTGGAACCGGCTGCCCCGAAGGGGGACGGGACGGCGGGCGTGCCGGCGGCACCCGGCTCCCCGGAACCCGGGCCCGGATCCCCGGACCAGCAATTCGCCTGCTTCTATCCCGACGGCGAGCTGGACGAAGACATGCTTGTCGTCCATGAATCCGCCTGA
- a CDS encoding Gfo/Idh/MocA family oxidoreductase, producing MTTGSSRPIRVAIAGFGLSGSVFHAPLIAANPAFFVDVISTSDAGRKAAASATYPGARIVDSPSDIIDLAGELDLLVLGTPPATHYPLAKAALEAGLDVVVDKPFTVRSAEGEELIALAARLGRVLTVFQNRRWDGDFLTVHSLVGGGSLGSVSRFESRFERWSPAVTKAWKASATADDGGGVLFDLGTHLLDQALELFGPATVVHAELEVRRPGEKADDDVFLALRHDSGVTSHLWMNMLCAQQGPRFRLLGSEGAYTKHGIDPQEPFIVAGGSPLDPDYGVEDRDWAGMLGRDGHLDRLPTERGAYPEFYRILAEKINDGGADSALPLPVDPAGPVAVLKLIEQARALKQQSTAP from the coding sequence ATGACAACAGGTTCGTCCCGGCCCATCCGCGTCGCTATCGCCGGCTTCGGTCTCTCCGGCAGCGTTTTCCACGCGCCGCTCATCGCGGCCAACCCGGCCTTTTTCGTTGACGTCATCTCCACGTCCGACGCCGGCCGGAAGGCAGCAGCGTCCGCGACCTATCCCGGAGCCAGGATTGTGGACAGCCCGTCCGACATCATCGACCTCGCGGGGGAACTGGACCTGCTGGTGCTCGGCACGCCGCCGGCCACCCACTACCCGCTCGCGAAGGCCGCGCTGGAAGCCGGGCTCGACGTCGTCGTCGACAAACCTTTCACGGTGCGCAGCGCGGAGGGCGAGGAGCTGATTGCCCTGGCAGCGCGGCTGGGCAGGGTCCTGACCGTTTTCCAGAACCGGCGCTGGGACGGAGACTTCCTCACCGTCCACTCCCTCGTGGGTGGCGGCAGCCTCGGCTCCGTGTCGCGGTTCGAGTCACGCTTCGAGCGCTGGTCGCCCGCGGTCACCAAGGCGTGGAAGGCCTCCGCCACGGCGGACGACGGCGGCGGCGTGCTGTTCGACCTCGGCACCCACCTGCTGGACCAGGCCCTGGAACTCTTCGGGCCCGCCACGGTGGTCCACGCCGAACTCGAGGTGCGGCGCCCTGGGGAGAAGGCCGATGACGACGTGTTCCTTGCCCTGCGGCACGATTCCGGGGTCACCAGCCACCTGTGGATGAACATGCTCTGCGCCCAGCAGGGCCCGCGCTTCCGGCTGCTGGGCAGCGAGGGCGCATATACCAAGCACGGCATAGACCCGCAGGAGCCCTTCATCGTTGCCGGCGGCAGTCCGCTCGACCCCGACTATGGGGTGGAGGACCGCGACTGGGCCGGAATGCTGGGCCGGGACGGGCACCTGGACCGGCTGCCCACCGAGCGCGGTGCCTATCCCGAGTTCTACCGGATCCTGGCCGAGAAGATCAACGACGGCGGCGCGGACTCGGCGCTGCCGCTCCCGGTCGATCCCGCCGGCCCGGTTGCAGTGCTGAAGCTGATCGAACAGGCCCGCGCGCTTAAACAACAATCGACTGCTCCGTAA
- a CDS encoding ABC transporter family substrate-binding protein: MKNLTKIGGVAAVAAALALTACGGGGGGAKGPEAGKGQNAGSDLTKLVSINAKDVKDLQPGGTVTLPLGNIGPDFNGFSNNGNSADNTAMMVPINPVGVSGGGTGGCWKYDFVGKATPNKDFCESVDSKITDGKQTITIKINDKATYNDGTPIDVKTFQNTWNILKGDNKDYDIVSSGAYEFVESVEAGSSDKEVIVKTTKPVYPLESLFFGLINPAVNTPEIFNTGFTGEMHPEWMAGPFKVDQYDSAAKTVTLVKNDKWWGTKPVLDKVVFRQLESSAAIAAFKNGEIDGVSANTITPYKQLDGTKDSEVRRGQRLFAGGLNINAQKAPMNDVAIRKAIFTAVDREALRKVRFNGLNWEEPSSGSMMLLPFSEYYQDNYPVTETGPDAAKKVLTDAGYTPNAAGVMEKGGVPAAFKISNFGDDPTTLAFAQTLQNQLKAGGMDVGIDQRASADFGKVLGSRDFDLSISGYTVGSDATDAVKQFYDSKTNENQLGDAELDAEIARLASIEDNAERNKAAMEVEKKHMAKYFSMGVVMNGPQISFARTGLANFGPSLFQSLSQVPDWTTLGWVKK; this comes from the coding sequence ATGAAGAATCTGACCAAGATCGGCGGAGTTGCCGCCGTCGCGGCGGCGCTCGCGCTGACCGCTTGCGGCGGTGGTGGCGGCGGAGCCAAAGGGCCCGAGGCCGGCAAAGGCCAGAACGCCGGCAGCGATCTGACCAAGCTCGTCAGCATCAATGCCAAGGACGTCAAGGACCTCCAGCCGGGCGGCACCGTCACTCTGCCGCTGGGCAACATCGGGCCGGACTTCAACGGGTTCTCCAACAACGGCAACAGCGCGGACAACACCGCGATGATGGTTCCGATCAATCCGGTTGGCGTGAGCGGCGGCGGCACCGGCGGCTGCTGGAAGTACGACTTCGTGGGCAAGGCCACCCCGAACAAAGACTTCTGCGAGTCGGTGGACAGCAAGATCACGGACGGCAAGCAGACCATCACCATCAAGATCAACGACAAAGCCACCTACAATGACGGCACCCCGATCGACGTGAAGACCTTCCAGAACACCTGGAACATCCTCAAGGGTGACAACAAGGACTACGACATCGTGAGCTCCGGAGCCTACGAGTTCGTTGAGTCCGTCGAGGCCGGCAGCAGCGACAAGGAAGTCATAGTCAAGACCACCAAGCCGGTCTACCCGCTGGAATCGCTGTTCTTCGGTCTCATCAACCCGGCCGTGAACACTCCCGAGATCTTCAACACCGGCTTCACGGGCGAGATGCACCCGGAGTGGATGGCCGGTCCTTTCAAGGTGGACCAGTATGACAGCGCCGCCAAGACCGTGACCCTGGTCAAGAACGACAAGTGGTGGGGCACCAAGCCCGTTTTGGACAAAGTTGTGTTCCGCCAGCTGGAGAGCAGCGCCGCGATCGCCGCGTTCAAGAACGGCGAGATCGACGGCGTTTCCGCCAACACCATCACACCGTACAAGCAGCTCGACGGAACCAAGGATTCGGAAGTCCGCCGCGGCCAGCGCCTCTTTGCCGGCGGCCTGAACATCAATGCGCAGAAGGCGCCGATGAACGACGTCGCGATCCGCAAGGCCATCTTCACGGCAGTGGACCGGGAGGCCCTGCGCAAGGTCCGCTTCAACGGCCTGAACTGGGAGGAGCCCAGCTCCGGATCGATGATGCTGCTGCCGTTCTCGGAGTACTACCAGGACAACTACCCCGTGACCGAGACCGGTCCCGACGCCGCCAAGAAGGTGCTGACCGACGCCGGCTACACGCCCAACGCCGCAGGTGTCATGGAGAAGGGCGGCGTTCCGGCCGCGTTCAAGATCAGCAACTTCGGTGACGACCCCACCACGCTGGCCTTTGCCCAGACGCTGCAGAACCAGCTCAAGGCCGGCGGCATGGACGTGGGGATCGATCAGCGCGCCTCTGCCGACTTCGGCAAGGTCCTGGGCAGCCGCGACTTCGACCTGAGCATCTCCGGCTATACGGTCGGCTCGGACGCGACGGATGCGGTGAAGCAGTTCTACGATTCCAAGACCAACGAAAACCAGCTGGGCGACGCCGAACTGGACGCAGAAATCGCCCGGCTTGCCTCGATCGAGGACAACGCCGAGCGGAACAAGGCGGCCATGGAGGTTGAGAAGAAGCACATGGCGAAGTACTTCTCCATGGGCGTGGTGATGAACGGCCCGCAGATCTCCTTTGCCCGCACCGGTCTGGCCAACTTCGGCCCCTCCCTGTTCCAGAGCCTGTCCCAGGTTCCGGACTGGACCACCCTCGGCTGGGTCAAGAAGTAA
- a CDS encoding TetR/AcrR family transcriptional regulator: MSLIPMRGAQHGGLPVAASERRDAARNRGLLLQAARELIDEHGVDALTMAVLAERAGVGKGTVFRRFGSRAGLMVALLSDAEADFQGQFMFGPPPLGPGAPPLERLVAFGVERISWVLEYGDLARAAGVSAYNRFDVPAAVLCHRHVDMLLRQAGVTADPWLMAGSLGATLEPERLLYAVRVHGIAAERLALSWSELVSRVVRAA; the protein is encoded by the coding sequence GTGAGCTTAATCCCAATGCGTGGTGCCCAGCACGGCGGGCTCCCTGTCGCGGCATCCGAACGAAGGGATGCCGCCCGGAACCGCGGGCTGCTGCTGCAGGCGGCACGGGAACTGATTGACGAACACGGCGTTGACGCGCTCACCATGGCTGTGCTCGCCGAGCGTGCCGGGGTCGGTAAGGGCACCGTGTTCCGGCGCTTCGGAAGCCGTGCAGGTCTCATGGTCGCTCTGCTGAGCGACGCTGAGGCGGACTTTCAAGGGCAGTTCATGTTCGGGCCGCCGCCCCTGGGCCCCGGGGCCCCGCCGCTGGAGCGGCTGGTGGCCTTCGGCGTCGAACGGATCTCCTGGGTGCTGGAGTACGGGGACCTGGCGCGGGCCGCCGGGGTCTCGGCCTACAACCGCTTTGACGTTCCGGCCGCCGTCCTTTGCCACCGGCACGTCGATATGCTGCTGCGCCAAGCCGGGGTCACGGCCGATCCGTGGCTCATGGCCGGCTCGCTGGGCGCCACCCTTGAACCCGAACGCCTGCTGTACGCCGTGCGGGTACACGGGATCGCCGCGGAGCGCCTTGCCCTGTCCTGGAGCGAGCTTGTTTCGCGCGTGGTCCGGGCGGCGTAG